In Streptomyces sclerotialus, the DNA window GCCAGCTGCTCGACGACGTCGACGTGCTCGCAGCCGCCGTAGTAGCGGCGGCCCGGGTAGCCCTCGGCGTACTTGTTGGTGAGGACCGAGCCCTGGGCCTCCATGACGGCGGCCGGAGCGAAGTTCTCCGACGCGATCATTTCGAGGGTGGACTGCTGACGGTGGAGTTCGGCGTCGACAGCGGCCGCGACCTCGGGGTCGAGCGCGCCGAGCGGGGAGATAAGGGCGTTCGTAGGGTTCGCTGTCATGGCGCACTCCTAGAATCCAGTTGAAGAGCAACTGATATATCAGGCTGTGCGGTAAGGTATGGGAGTCCGGAGAACAGGTCAAGAGGTGCCTTCATGAGCGCTGCCGAATTGCGTACCGAGGAGCTCTCGCTCGCCGAGCAGGCCTACCGCGCCATCCGTGACCGGCTGGTCATGCTGGACATCCGGCCCGGCGCCCCGATCAACGAGGACCAGCTCTCCCAGTCCCTCGGCTTCGGCCGCACCCCCGTGCGCGAGGCGCTCAAACGACTCCAGTACGAGCGGCTGATCGCCACGTTCCCCCGCCGCGGCACCTTCGCCACCGAGGTCAACATCACCGACCTCGCGCACATCTCCGAGGTCCGCCGGCAGCTGGAGCCGATGGCCGCCGCGCAGGCGGCCCGGCGCGCCACCGACGGCGACCGGACCCGGCTGACCGGCCTGCTGCGCGAGCTGGAGAGCGCCGACGAGCAGGGCCACGGCCCGGACGGCCTGATGCGCCTGGACCTGGCGGTGCACCGCGCGATCTACGCCGCCACGCACAATCCGTACCTGGAGGACACCCTCGTGCGGTACGACAACCTCGCCACCCGTGTGTGGTGCCTCTTCGTCGACCGCCTGCCCGGCATGGCGGGCCACATCGGCGAGCACGGCCCACTGATCCGCACCATCACGGCCGCCGACCCGGACAAGGCCGCCGAGCTGGCCCGCAGCCATGTCGAGGGCTTCGAGCGGGCGATCCGCGCGGCCATCTGAGAGCCTGTGTCATGACCCCGGCCGGGGGCACGGACTCGACACTCCGGTCCGTGATGTTCTGACCTTGGTTTCCCTGGGGCGGTA includes these proteins:
- a CDS encoding GntR family transcriptional regulator translates to MSAAELRTEELSLAEQAYRAIRDRLVMLDIRPGAPINEDQLSQSLGFGRTPVREALKRLQYERLIATFPRRGTFATEVNITDLAHISEVRRQLEPMAAAQAARRATDGDRTRLTGLLRELESADEQGHGPDGLMRLDLAVHRAIYAATHNPYLEDTLVRYDNLATRVWCLFVDRLPGMAGHIGEHGPLIRTITAADPDKAAELARSHVEGFERAIRAAI